A genomic segment from Leptolyngbyaceae cyanobacterium encodes:
- a CDS encoding response regulator produces MKNLVIICVDDEETILNSLKVELKRELGERFTIETAIDGEEALELLAELLEDGYEVPLVISDYIMPVIKGDALLSHIHKISPKTRKIMLTGQADVETVSKAIKYANLYRYIAKPWEHEDLILTAKEAIRSYLQDKDLAEKNAQLQQLNEQLENLVEQRTVALRLSEEKFAKAFRCTPHAITITSFNSGKHIEVNDAFCEMIGYALEEIIGRTAVELNLWVNLEDRYELFNLLKSARCVRNFEFKFQTKLGEIKTALLSAETIDINEEKCVISVSQDITYRKQAEIALQKAKETAEIANQAKSQFLAKMSHELRTPLNAILGFTQIMARGNSLTEEQQEYLKIINRSGEHLLALINDVLSMAKIESGQIDVNASNFDLYQLLFSIEEMLKIKANAKGLQLKFERDCNVPKYIETDEGKLRQVLINLLGNSLKFTQFGSVILRSKVAEYSGQSNNEANISIDNTTPHQLDRSNTQQFVKIIFEVEDTGPGISPEEILTLFKPFVQTETGRKSMQGTGLGLSISKQFIKLMGGDIAVNSQLSKGTTFTFDILAKVASQEPTAATFTSRRAIALKPNQLTYRILIVEDIQENRQLLVKLLSPLGFAVKEAENGQEAVDLWKSWKPHLIWMDIQMPVMNGYEATRQIKQLLAKESESISSANPRTVIIALTASAFEEEKSLILEAGCDDFLPKPFRSEILLEKLGKYLGVEYIYEEDLSSNLTSSQSQNKPLTVDDLSIMPREWIEKLHQAALTVDDSEAVQLIQEIPDRAGELANTLTNLVENFRMDAIFEVTEEYINTHFSTECNP; encoded by the coding sequence ATGAAAAATCTGGTGATTATCTGTGTTGATGATGAAGAAACTATTTTGAATAGTTTGAAGGTTGAATTAAAAAGAGAACTGGGAGAACGATTTACTATTGAAACAGCTATTGACGGTGAAGAAGCTTTAGAATTATTAGCAGAATTACTAGAAGATGGATATGAAGTTCCTCTGGTGATTTCCGATTATATTATGCCAGTGATTAAAGGGGATGCTTTATTAAGCCATATTCATAAAATTTCCCCCAAAACACGGAAAATCATGCTCACTGGGCAAGCCGATGTAGAAACAGTCAGTAAAGCTATTAAATATGCCAACCTTTACCGTTATATTGCTAAACCTTGGGAACATGAAGATTTAATTTTAACTGCTAAAGAAGCAATTCGTAGCTATTTACAAGATAAAGATTTAGCCGAAAAAAATGCTCAACTGCAACAACTGAACGAACAACTAGAAAATCTAGTAGAACAACGAACCGTCGCACTGCGCCTGTCAGAAGAAAAATTTGCCAAAGCTTTTCGCTGTACCCCCCATGCGATTACCATTACTTCTTTCAATAGTGGGAAACATATCGAAGTTAATGACGCTTTCTGCGAAATGATCGGTTACGCCCTTGAAGAAATCATTGGCAGAACCGCAGTAGAATTAAATTTATGGGTAAATCTAGAAGACCGATATGAATTATTTAATTTACTAAAATCAGCAAGGTGCGTTCGTAATTTTGAATTTAAATTTCAGACTAAATTAGGTGAAATAAAAACGGCTTTATTGTCAGCCGAAACGATCGATATCAATGAAGAAAAATGCGTCATTTCCGTCAGTCAAGATATTACATATCGAAAGCAAGCTGAAATTGCTTTACAGAAAGCCAAAGAAACTGCTGAAATAGCAAACCAAGCAAAAAGCCAATTTCTGGCTAAAATGAGCCACGAATTGCGTACTCCTCTTAATGCTATCTTGGGATTCACTCAAATCATGGCTCGTGGCAATTCTTTAACAGAAGAACAACAAGAATATCTCAAAATTATTAATCGCAGTGGCGAACATTTATTAGCACTCATTAATGATGTTTTATCGATGGCGAAAATAGAATCAGGCCAAATCGATGTCAATGCAAGTAACTTTGATTTATATCAGTTATTGTTCTCAATTGAAGAAATGCTTAAAATTAAAGCTAATGCCAAAGGTTTACAGCTGAAATTTGAACGGGATTGCAATGTTCCTAAATATATCGAAACAGACGAAGGTAAACTGCGCCAAGTTCTCATTAATCTCCTCGGTAACTCGCTCAAATTTACTCAATTTGGCAGCGTTATATTGCGATCGAAAGTTGCCGAATATAGCGGACAATCAAATAATGAAGCAAATATATCAATAGATAATACAACACCGCATCAGTTAGATCGATCGAATACCCAGCAATTCGTGAAAATTATTTTTGAAGTAGAAGATACTGGCCCTGGAATTTCTCCAGAAGAAATATTAACTTTATTTAAACCTTTCGTCCAAACCGAAACAGGTCGCAAATCGATGCAAGGAACTGGCTTAGGTTTATCGATTAGCAAACAATTTATCAAATTAATGGGTGGAGATATTGCGGTTAACAGTCAACTAAGTAAAGGAACCACCTTTACATTTGATATTTTAGCTAAAGTAGCATCCCAAGAACCTACGGCTGCTACCTTTACCAGCCGACGCGCGATCGCATTAAAACCCAATCAACTGACCTATCGCATTTTAATAGTTGAAGATATCCAAGAAAATCGCCAATTATTAGTAAAATTGCTCTCTCCATTGGGTTTTGCAGTAAAAGAGGCAGAAAATGGTCAAGAAGCAGTAGACTTGTGGAAAAGTTGGAAACCCCATCTAATATGGATGGATATACAAATGCCAGTGATGAATGGATATGAAGCGACTAGACAAATTAAACAATTATTAGCAAAAGAATCCGAATCAATATCATCTGCAAATCCACGCACTGTAATTATTGCCCTCACCGCTAGCGCGTTTGAAGAAGAAAAATCACTAATTCTAGAAGCCGGCTGTGACGATTTTTTACCTAAACCTTTTCGTTCGGAAATACTGCTTGAAAAATTAGGCAAGTATTTAGGTGTGGAGTATATCTACGAAGAAGACTTGTCATCTAATTTAACTAGTTCACAATCCCAAAACAAACCCCTTACAGTCGATGATTTAAGTATAATGCCTAGAGAATGGATTGAAAAATTACATCAAGCCGCACTGACAGTTGACGATAGCGAAGCTGTTCAATTGATTCAAGAAATACCCGATCGTGCCGGAGAACTAGCTAATACTTTAACCAACTTAGTGGAAAACTTTCGGATGGACGCCATCTTTGAAGTCACGGAAGAGTATATTAATACCCATTTTTCAACCGAATGCAATCCTTAA